In Trichocoleus desertorum NBK24, the following are encoded in one genomic region:
- the fusA gene encoding elongation factor G, with protein MKDLTRYRNIGIFAHVDAGKTTTTERILKLTGKIHKIGEVHEGAATTDFMEQEQERGITIQSAATSCFWNDHQLNIIDTPGHVDFTIEVYRSLKVLDGGIGVFCGSGGVEPQSETNWRYANDSKVSRVIYINKLDRTGADFYRVVKQVEQVLGAKPLVMVLPIGVEEQFSGVVDLLTRKAWVWDNSGDPMNYQIKDVPADMADQVETYREQLIETAVEQDDELMEKYLEGEELSIEEIKRCIRKGTIDLAFFPTYCGSSFKNKGVQLVLDAVVDYLPNPMEVKPQPEMDLEGNEMGTFAYVDSEKPLRALAFKIMDDRFGALTFTRIYSGKLSKGDTVLNTATGKSERISRLVEMHANSREEVESAQAGDIIAIVGMKNVQTGHTLCDPKNPATLEPMVFPEPVISIAVKPKAKGGEEKMVAALTKMVQEDPSFHMFTDEESGETILKGMGELHLDIKVDILKRTHGVEVEVGKPQVAYRESITKRLEDDYTHKKQSGGSGQFAKIGYVIEPGEAGTGFVFESKVTGGSVPREYWPAVQKGFESCIGKGVLAGFPCLDLKFTLLDGGFHPVDSSAMAFEIAAKAAYRQSMPKASPQLLEPIMNVDVFTPDNYMGDVIGDLNRRRGMMKSQETGPTGARIKADVPLSEMFGYIGDLRTMTSGRGQFSMSFSHYAPCPNNIAEEVIKETKERQAAA; from the coding sequence ATGAAAGACCTGACTCGTTATCGCAATATCGGCATCTTCGCTCACGTCGATGCGGGTAAAACGACTACAACCGAAAGAATTCTGAAACTGACTGGTAAAATCCACAAAATTGGCGAGGTTCATGAAGGTGCGGCAACCACCGACTTCATGGAACAGGAGCAAGAGCGTGGGATCACGATTCAATCCGCTGCGACAAGCTGCTTCTGGAACGACCACCAACTGAATATCATTGACACCCCAGGGCACGTAGACTTCACCATCGAAGTTTATCGCTCCCTTAAGGTTCTAGATGGTGGCATCGGCGTTTTTTGCGGTTCCGGTGGGGTTGAACCTCAATCTGAAACCAACTGGCGCTATGCCAATGACTCCAAAGTCTCTCGCGTCATCTATATCAACAAGCTCGATCGCACCGGGGCTGATTTTTACCGCGTCGTTAAGCAAGTTGAACAAGTCCTAGGTGCTAAGCCTTTGGTCATGGTGTTGCCCATCGGCGTTGAAGAGCAGTTCAGTGGTGTTGTTGATCTCCTAACCCGTAAAGCCTGGGTGTGGGATAACTCTGGCGATCCCATGAACTATCAGATCAAAGACGTTCCTGCCGACATGGCCGATCAGGTTGAAACCTATCGTGAGCAGTTAATTGAAACTGCGGTCGAGCAAGACGACGAGTTGATGGAAAAGTATCTAGAAGGTGAAGAACTAAGCATCGAAGAGATCAAGCGGTGTATCCGTAAAGGCACCATCGATCTAGCTTTCTTCCCCACCTACTGCGGCTCCTCGTTCAAAAACAAAGGAGTACAGTTGGTGCTGGATGCGGTAGTGGATTACCTGCCAAATCCCATGGAAGTCAAGCCACAGCCTGAAATGGACCTCGAAGGCAACGAAATGGGCACGTTTGCCTATGTTGACTCCGAAAAGCCATTGCGAGCCTTAGCATTCAAGATCATGGACGATCGCTTTGGCGCACTCACCTTTACCCGGATCTATTCCGGTAAGTTGTCCAAGGGCGACACCGTACTCAACACAGCTACAGGTAAGAGCGAGCGGATCAGTCGCCTCGTAGAGATGCACGCCAACTCTCGTGAAGAGGTGGAATCAGCTCAAGCAGGTGACATTATTGCGATCGTTGGTATGAAGAATGTCCAGACAGGGCATACTCTCTGCGATCCCAAGAATCCTGCGACCCTAGAGCCGATGGTCTTCCCAGAACCCGTAATCTCGATCGCGGTGAAGCCAAAAGCCAAAGGTGGTGAAGAGAAGATGGTGGCGGCACTCACCAAAATGGTGCAGGAAGACCCCTCCTTCCACATGTTTACAGATGAAGAGAGCGGCGAAACCATTCTTAAGGGGATGGGTGAGCTACACCTAGACATCAAAGTTGACATCCTCAAGCGCACCCACGGCGTAGAAGTGGAAGTTGGTAAACCCCAGGTTGCTTACCGTGAGTCTATTACCAAGCGTCTAGAAGACGACTACACCCACAAGAAGCAGTCGGGTGGTTCGGGTCAATTTGCTAAGATTGGCTATGTCATCGAACCTGGTGAAGCAGGTACTGGTTTTGTATTCGAGTCTAAGGTGACAGGTGGTAGTGTGCCTAGAGAATACTGGCCTGCAGTGCAAAAAGGCTTTGAGAGCTGCATTGGCAAAGGTGTATTGGCTGGATTCCCCTGCCTAGACCTAAAGTTCACCCTGCTAGACGGCGGTTTCCACCCAGTTGACTCCTCAGCGATGGCGTTTGAAATCGCAGCCAAGGCAGCTTATCGGCAATCCATGCCTAAGGCTAGCCCCCAATTGCTAGAGCCCATCATGAATGTCGATGTGTTCACACCAGACAATTACATGGGAGATGTCATTGGCGACCTCAACCGTCGTCGGGGCATGATGAAATCTCAGGAGACAGGCCCGACTGGTGCTCGGATCAAGGCGGATGTACCTTTGAGCGAGATGTTTGGATATATTGGTGACCTACGTACCATGACATCAGGTAGAGGTCAATTCTCTATGTCTTTCTCTCACTACGCACCTTGCCCGAACAACATCGCGGAAGAAGTGATCAAGGAAACTAAAGAGCGTCAAGCTGCGGCATAG
- a CDS encoding DEAD/DEAH box helicase codes for MTFHHLGLSTELLRAVAEQGYDQPTPIQEQAIPAILKGQDILASAQTGTGKTAGFTLPLLQRLSRSGSSPNRRSPRALILTPTRELAAQVSDSVKTYGKYLSLRAAVVYGGVGIEPQIQLLRRGVDIVVATPGRLLDHLNQKTVDLSHIEILVLDECDRMLDMGFINDIRKVLAKLPASRQTLLFSATFSAEIQKLANTLLKSPTLIEVAPRNTAAEQVTQVVHLVDRDRKRELLSHMIGFHNWQQVLVFTRTKHGANRLAEQLAKDGLRSTAIHGNKTQAARTRALSDFKQGKVRVLVATDVASRGLDIDQLPYVVNFELPNVPEDYVHRIGRTGRAGNAGRAVSLVCSEEYPFLKSIERLLNRTFIKDVVPGYEPAASEGPQTGQANRKRSSQGRSQQPRSEVAATPKRSKQNSTGGTRDRKHLRIV; via the coding sequence ATGACATTTCATCACCTCGGCCTCTCGACCGAATTACTTCGTGCGGTTGCTGAGCAGGGCTACGACCAGCCCACTCCCATCCAAGAACAAGCGATCCCTGCCATCCTGAAAGGGCAAGATATTCTTGCCAGCGCTCAAACTGGCACGGGCAAGACGGCTGGCTTTACGCTACCTCTACTACAACGATTGAGTAGATCTGGCTCTAGCCCAAATCGTCGCAGCCCTCGTGCCCTCATTTTGACTCCTACTCGTGAATTGGCTGCTCAGGTGAGCGATAGCGTCAAAACCTATGGCAAGTACCTGTCGTTACGCGCAGCCGTTGTTTACGGTGGCGTTGGCATTGAGCCGCAAATTCAACTGCTGCGTCGGGGAGTTGATATTGTTGTTGCGACTCCTGGCCGCTTGCTAGACCATCTCAACCAGAAAACGGTTGATCTATCTCATATTGAGATTTTGGTGCTAGACGAGTGCGATCGCATGCTAGACATGGGCTTCATTAATGACATTCGCAAGGTCTTGGCGAAGCTCCCTGCATCTCGGCAGACACTCCTGTTTTCTGCTACCTTCTCGGCAGAAATTCAGAAACTTGCCAACACCTTGCTCAAGTCTCCTACTCTGATCGAGGTTGCTCCCCGAAACACAGCGGCGGAGCAGGTAACTCAAGTTGTGCATCTTGTCGATCGCGATCGCAAGCGCGAACTGCTCTCTCATATGATCGGGTTCCACAATTGGCAACAAGTGTTGGTCTTTACCCGCACCAAGCATGGAGCCAATCGCCTCGCCGAACAACTGGCAAAAGATGGGCTGAGAAGTACAGCGATTCATGGCAACAAAACCCAAGCAGCGCGCACCCGGGCGCTGAGCGATTTTAAGCAGGGCAAGGTGCGGGTTTTAGTAGCTACCGATGTAGCTTCGCGAGGTCTCGATATTGATCAATTGCCTTATGTGGTCAACTTCGAGTTACCCAATGTCCCAGAGGACTATGTGCATCGCATTGGTCGGACGGGGCGAGCAGGCAACGCTGGACGAGCGGTTTCGCTGGTTTGCAGTGAAGAATACCCCTTCTTGAAAAGCATTGAACGATTGCTCAATCGTACCTTTATTAAAGATGTAGTTCCCGGATATGAACCAGCCGCCTCAGAGGGGCCTCAGACAGGCCAAGCAAATCGGAAGCGCTCCAGTCAGGGCCGCAGTCAGCAACCCAGATCGGAGGTTGCAGCTACACCGAAGCGCAGCAAACAAAACTCTACAGGAGGAACTCGCGATCGCAAACATCTCCGTATCGTTTAA
- a CDS encoding bacteriorhodopsin → MNWQSLLHWIYVAGMAIGALHFWSLSRDPRGVPQREYLVAIFIPIWSGLAYMAMALDQGKVEAAGQVAHYARYVDWIVTTPLLLLALSWTAMHSIRKDLTLIGFLMSTQVVVITTGLIADLSEPDWIRYLWYSCGVAAFLIVLWGIWGPLRQKTKTQEAELASLYDKLVTYFTVLWIGYPIVWIIGPSGLGLVDQNIDTLLFCILPFFSKVGFSFLDLHGLRNLEEHHARTTAEGLAGKTLYFLGIITASWRPKRRSVRRSLNPADNQPY, encoded by the coding sequence ATGAATTGGCAGAGCCTTTTGCACTGGATTTATGTAGCGGGAATGGCGATCGGAGCCTTACACTTTTGGTCTTTGAGCCGTGACCCTCGTGGCGTTCCTCAACGAGAATACTTAGTCGCCATCTTTATCCCCATTTGGTCAGGGCTGGCGTATATGGCGATGGCTCTTGATCAAGGCAAGGTTGAGGCGGCAGGCCAAGTAGCTCATTATGCTCGCTATGTGGATTGGATTGTCACCACGCCTCTGCTCCTGTTAGCGCTGTCTTGGACAGCTATGCATTCCATTCGCAAAGATCTAACGCTGATTGGTTTTCTGATGAGTACCCAGGTGGTTGTCATTACCACTGGACTGATTGCAGACCTCTCTGAACCGGATTGGATTAGATACTTGTGGTATAGCTGTGGCGTTGCCGCGTTTCTCATCGTGCTTTGGGGCATTTGGGGTCCTTTACGCCAGAAAACCAAAACCCAAGAGGCAGAATTAGCTAGCCTTTACGATAAACTAGTCACCTACTTTACGGTGTTATGGATTGGTTATCCGATCGTCTGGATCATCGGTCCTTCCGGTTTGGGATTGGTAGACCAAAATATAGATACTCTCTTATTTTGCATCTTGCCTTTCTTCTCTAAGGTTGGGTTTAGCTTTCTAGATTTACATGGGTTACGCAATCTCGAAGAGCATCACGCTCGAACCACAGCGGAGGGTTTAGCGGGAAAAACTCTTTACTTTTTAGGTATTATTACAGCCTCTTGGAGACCAAAACGTCGGTCAGTGCGGCGATCGCTTAACCCTGCGGACAACCAACCGTACTAA
- a CDS encoding phage holin family protein has product MLGLLLTWLITTISFLIISRLPLGIEIDSFGKAALSAAVFGVLNALLRPVLAFFTFPFLLLTFGLFAFILNAIIFGLAALIVQGFRLRWGIWSALLGSITLGIVNSVLFRVLASLNL; this is encoded by the coding sequence ATGCTTGGACTTTTATTAACCTGGCTAATTACGACAATTAGCTTTTTAATTATTTCTCGGCTACCGCTTGGAATTGAAATTGATAGCTTTGGTAAAGCAGCTCTATCCGCTGCTGTTTTTGGGGTTTTAAACGCACTATTGCGGCCTGTTCTGGCCTTTTTTACTTTCCCCTTCCTCCTTCTCACCTTTGGTTTGTTTGCCTTTATTTTGAATGCCATTATCTTTGGCTTAGCTGCCTTGATAGTCCAAGGATTTCGCTTAAGATGGGGAATTTGGAGCGCTTTGTTAGGCTCCATCACCTTGGGAATTGTAAATTCTGTTCTCTTTAGAGTTCTGGCATCCCTGAATCTGTAA
- the rppA gene encoding two-component system response regulator RppA, whose protein sequence is MRILLVEDDPEQLEPLHTALSGAGHNVDGVEDGEMAEWLLSQRNYELLILDWMLPNVSGLSLCRQYRCLNKTAPVLMLTARDTISDKVTGLDAGADDYLVKPVDLIELLARVRALGRRSPVWQGETLRIADLQLSSSSLTAQRGQYTVELSSQEFQLLEHLMRHPHQILTRDQIEQALWEWGQEPESNALTALVRRVRQRLQVVGAASWIETIYGMGYRLSPPSEP, encoded by the coding sequence ATGCGGATACTGCTCGTTGAGGATGATCCTGAACAACTAGAACCTCTACATACCGCCCTATCTGGGGCTGGACATAACGTAGATGGGGTAGAAGATGGTGAGATGGCTGAATGGTTGCTATCTCAAAGGAATTATGAATTGCTTATCCTTGATTGGATGTTACCCAATGTCAGTGGTCTCAGCCTTTGCCGCCAATATCGCTGCTTGAACAAAACAGCGCCCGTGTTAATGCTGACAGCAAGGGATACAATTTCCGATAAAGTGACAGGTCTAGATGCTGGGGCAGATGACTACTTAGTGAAGCCTGTAGATCTAATTGAGCTACTGGCAAGAGTGCGGGCTTTAGGACGGCGATCGCCCGTTTGGCAAGGAGAGACCCTGAGGATTGCGGATCTTCAGCTAAGTTCATCTAGTCTGACGGCTCAACGAGGACAGTACACTGTGGAACTCTCTAGTCAAGAATTTCAATTGCTAGAGCATCTCATGCGGCATCCTCACCAGATATTAACTCGCGATCAGATTGAACAAGCGCTCTGGGAGTGGGGGCAAGAACCAGAGAGTAATGCCTTGACCGCACTGGTACGCCGAGTTCGACAGCGCTTGCAAGTTGTAGGTGCAGCCAGTTGGATCGAAACTATTTATGGCATGGGTTATCGCCTCAGCCCTCCCAGCGAACCATGA
- a CDS encoding cell wall metabolism sensor histidine kinase WalK codes for MFNRSRRNLARWFTLSMGSILVVFTGVLYNQEVNERLEDIDRLLYKKASVMAANVQFKRYPNQWQVKLDKVPFLGNNPLPSDSEIVYARWYNAQGNLVQYFGAPPPEQVRTQITTISAFQTIKTTDNLTDDLSDPKPVWLRQVTLAVQESGIDIGYLQVGIPLTPIQEALRGFLLLLTLTVPITLGLIAGTGWILGGLAMQPVHQAYEQLQRFTANASHELRTPLAVVLSNAQVALLTPTQDAAQQRLRLEKIVEVTKSMSNLIGNLLLLARHATYLDTESLKTIDLTDLLRSLLNFYTSQATERALSLASHLPAYPIKLRAEPDLIRQAVSNLLSNALNYTPAGGTVQVRLFVQAHQVVIQVEDDGIGIPEKDLSRIFERFYRVNQDRSKQSSGFGLGLAIAQQIIEAHQGHITVSSQFGRGTTFQIELPLR; via the coding sequence ATGTTCAACCGCAGTCGTCGTAACTTAGCTCGTTGGTTTACCCTGTCAATGGGAAGTATTCTGGTTGTCTTTACAGGAGTACTCTATAACCAAGAAGTCAATGAACGGCTAGAAGATATAGACCGACTGCTCTATAAGAAAGCCAGTGTCATGGCGGCAAATGTGCAGTTCAAACGCTACCCAAACCAGTGGCAAGTCAAGCTAGACAAGGTTCCTTTCTTAGGAAATAACCCGCTACCCTCCGACAGTGAAATTGTTTATGCCCGCTGGTATAACGCTCAGGGAAATTTGGTGCAATATTTTGGTGCTCCTCCGCCAGAGCAGGTGCGCACCCAGATTACGACCATCTCCGCTTTTCAGACGATCAAAACTACCGATAACTTAACTGATGACTTATCAGATCCAAAACCTGTTTGGCTGCGTCAGGTTACCTTAGCTGTGCAGGAATCTGGTATAGACATTGGCTATCTCCAAGTTGGCATCCCACTGACTCCTATCCAAGAAGCTCTGCGGGGGTTTCTGCTTTTATTGACGTTGACAGTCCCTATTACCCTAGGTCTGATTGCTGGCACAGGTTGGATTCTGGGAGGATTGGCAATGCAACCTGTCCATCAAGCCTACGAACAGCTACAGCGTTTCACCGCCAATGCCTCTCATGAACTGCGAACTCCTTTGGCCGTGGTGCTTAGCAATGCTCAGGTAGCACTTCTCACACCGACTCAAGATGCGGCTCAGCAACGTCTCCGCCTAGAAAAAATTGTGGAGGTGACGAAGTCTATGAGTAATTTGATTGGGAATCTACTGCTGCTGGCCCGTCATGCAACCTACCTGGATACCGAGTCTCTAAAAACTATTGATCTCACTGATCTATTGCGATCGCTCCTCAACTTTTACACGTCGCAAGCCACAGAAAGAGCTTTGAGTTTGGCGAGCCATTTGCCTGCATACCCGATCAAACTGCGAGCCGAGCCAGATTTGATTCGTCAAGCGGTGAGTAATCTCTTGAGCAATGCGCTCAACTACACTCCCGCTGGTGGAACTGTTCAGGTGCGGTTGTTTGTCCAAGCACATCAGGTAGTGATCCAAGTCGAAGATGATGGAATCGGCATTCCAGAGAAAGATCTGTCTCGTATCTTTGAGCGCTTTTATCGAGTGAATCAAGATCGCTCAAAACAGTCTAGTGGGTTCGGCTTAGGATTGGCGATCGCGCAACAAATTATTGAGGCTCATCAAGGACATATCACTGTTAGCAGCCAATTCGGACGGGGAACTACGTTTCAAATTGAGCTGCCTCTGCGATAA